Proteins encoded by one window of Carcharodon carcharias isolate sCarCar2 chromosome 30, sCarCar2.pri, whole genome shotgun sequence:
- the LOC121271212 gene encoding zinc finger protein ZIC 3-like isoform X1, with the protein MWPNSWKALAVNALLEHGTWRERGELETLWWEVDGSSAKLSSTINKDVVTPILTPDQIKREDDDFGSYLDLDLFLSDLSSGETSASPPMPAGYPLADGTENCNGKVKKEAQQAVNWNGSEPPRTSLVAELLSSDVQTSQLGNQANCLDPRSKTYTNLGAADHDMSASVLEKLVDHSHMPTGSTGHGFQKQASMASTSSSANPLVDEKSILIPRNHMQVHLGRQFYPQTQMEPTLGGLRSQQMSQFQIPQNYRYHHLQQQPPLGYHVLSRYPSYYPHQPPHQYQGQIHFYTSNLKSAHPSQGTVPPPPSSLVALIPPTTVPEETKLKRGRKAWVRKRVTTHTCDYLGCGKVYTKSSHLKAHLRTHTGEKPYQCTWEGCSWKFARSDELTRHYRKHTGHRPFQCHLCERAFSRSDHLALHMKRHM; encoded by the exons TGGTGGGAAGTAGATGGCAGCTCGGCCAAGCTCAGCTCCACGATCAACAAGGACGTTGTAACCCCGATCCTTACACCCGATCAGATCAAGCGCGAAGATGACGACTTTGGTTCGTACTTGGACCTGGACCTCTTCCTGTCGGATCTTTCCAGTGGGGAAACCAGCGCCAGCCCACCCATGCCAGCTGGCTACCCATTGGCAGATGGGACAGAGAATTGCAATGGTAAAGTGAAGAAGGAGGCCCAGCAAGCTGTGAACTGGAATGGTTCTGAGCCCCCGCGCACCAGCCTCGTAGCTGAACTTTTGTCTTCCGATGTCCAAACAAGTCAACTGGGCAATCAGGCCAATTGTCTTGACCCTCGCAGCAAAACCTACACCAATTTAGGGGCTGCAGACCATGATATGTCAGCCTCGGTACTGGAGAAGCTGGTAGACCACTCACATATGCCAACAGGAAGCACTGGACATGGGTTTCAGAAGCAGGCCAGTATGGCCTCCACTTCCTCCTCTGCCAATCCACTGGTGGATGAAAAGTCCATTTTAATACCAAGGAACCATATGCAAGTCCACCTGGGCCGACAGTTCTACCCTCAGACACAGATGGAACCAACCCTGGGAGGTCTGAGGTCGCAACAGATGAGCCAGTTCCAGATTCCCCAGAACTATcgataccaccaccttcaacagcagCCGCCCCTCGGTTACCACGTACTCTCCAGATACCCATCCTACTACCCTCACCAGCCACCTCACCAGTATCAGGGGCAGATCCATTTCTATACATCCAACCTCAAATCTGCCCACCCCTCACAGGGTACAGTCccgcctcctccctcctccctggtgGCTTTGATACCACCCACCACAGTGCCAGAGGAGACCAAACTGAAGCGAGGTCGGAAGGCCTGGGTACGGAAGCGAGTCACCACCCACACCTGTGACTATCTTGGCTGCGGCAAAGTTTACACCAAGAGCTCCCACTTAAAGGCCCATCTCCGCACCCACACAG GTGAGAAGCCCTATCAATGTACCTGGGAAGGCTGCAGCTGGAAGTTTGCCCGCTCTGATGAACTGACCCGCCATTATCGGAAGCACACGGGTCACCGTCCCTTCCAGTGCCACCTCTGCGAGCGGGCCTTCTCCAGGTCTGATCACCTGGCTCTTCATATGAAGAGGCACATGTGa
- the LOC121271212 gene encoding Krueppel-like factor 4 isoform X2: MALADAVLPSISSFANCSNFQERQNAIIKWWEVDGSSAKLSSTINKDVVTPILTPDQIKREDDDFGSYLDLDLFLSDLSSGETSASPPMPAGYPLADGTENCNGKVKKEAQQAVNWNGSEPPRTSLVAELLSSDVQTSQLGNQANCLDPRSKTYTNLGAADHDMSASVLEKLVDHSHMPTGSTGHGFQKQASMASTSSSANPLVDEKSILIPRNHMQVHLGRQFYPQTQMEPTLGGLRSQQMSQFQIPQNYRYHHLQQQPPLGYHVLSRYPSYYPHQPPHQYQGQIHFYTSNLKSAHPSQGTVPPPPSSLVALIPPTTVPEETKLKRGRKAWVRKRVTTHTCDYLGCGKVYTKSSHLKAHLRTHTGEKPYQCTWEGCSWKFARSDELTRHYRKHTGHRPFQCHLCERAFSRSDHLALHMKRHM, encoded by the exons TGGTGGGAAGTAGATGGCAGCTCGGCCAAGCTCAGCTCCACGATCAACAAGGACGTTGTAACCCCGATCCTTACACCCGATCAGATCAAGCGCGAAGATGACGACTTTGGTTCGTACTTGGACCTGGACCTCTTCCTGTCGGATCTTTCCAGTGGGGAAACCAGCGCCAGCCCACCCATGCCAGCTGGCTACCCATTGGCAGATGGGACAGAGAATTGCAATGGTAAAGTGAAGAAGGAGGCCCAGCAAGCTGTGAACTGGAATGGTTCTGAGCCCCCGCGCACCAGCCTCGTAGCTGAACTTTTGTCTTCCGATGTCCAAACAAGTCAACTGGGCAATCAGGCCAATTGTCTTGACCCTCGCAGCAAAACCTACACCAATTTAGGGGCTGCAGACCATGATATGTCAGCCTCGGTACTGGAGAAGCTGGTAGACCACTCACATATGCCAACAGGAAGCACTGGACATGGGTTTCAGAAGCAGGCCAGTATGGCCTCCACTTCCTCCTCTGCCAATCCACTGGTGGATGAAAAGTCCATTTTAATACCAAGGAACCATATGCAAGTCCACCTGGGCCGACAGTTCTACCCTCAGACACAGATGGAACCAACCCTGGGAGGTCTGAGGTCGCAACAGATGAGCCAGTTCCAGATTCCCCAGAACTATcgataccaccaccttcaacagcagCCGCCCCTCGGTTACCACGTACTCTCCAGATACCCATCCTACTACCCTCACCAGCCACCTCACCAGTATCAGGGGCAGATCCATTTCTATACATCCAACCTCAAATCTGCCCACCCCTCACAGGGTACAGTCccgcctcctccctcctccctggtgGCTTTGATACCACCCACCACAGTGCCAGAGGAGACCAAACTGAAGCGAGGTCGGAAGGCCTGGGTACGGAAGCGAGTCACCACCCACACCTGTGACTATCTTGGCTGCGGCAAAGTTTACACCAAGAGCTCCCACTTAAAGGCCCATCTCCGCACCCACACAG GTGAGAAGCCCTATCAATGTACCTGGGAAGGCTGCAGCTGGAAGTTTGCCCGCTCTGATGAACTGACCCGCCATTATCGGAAGCACACGGGTCACCGTCCCTTCCAGTGCCACCTCTGCGAGCGGGCCTTCTCCAGGTCTGATCACCTGGCTCTTCATATGAAGAGGCACATGTGa